One genomic region from Apodemus sylvaticus chromosome 1, mApoSyl1.1, whole genome shotgun sequence encodes:
- the LOC127679572 gene encoding olfactory receptor 510 produces MALQEDGNHTAVTEFILLGLTDDPVLKVILFTIILCIYLVTVSGNLSTILLIRLSSQLHHPMYFFLGNLASVDIAISSSVTPNMLVNFLVERRSISYTGCGIQLGSAVFFGAIECFLLAAMAYDRFVAICNPLLYSAKMSTQVCIQLLVGSYIGGFIHASSFTLSFISFLFCGQNRVNHFFCDFTPLVELSCSYNGVLITLDSFSAGSIIVITVFVIAVSYTYILITILKMRSTESRHKAFSTCTSHLTVVTLLYGTVTFIYVMPKSNYSTDQNKVISVFYMVVIPMLNPLIYSLRNNEIKSALKRQLGEKNVC; encoded by the coding sequence ATGGCTTTGCAAGAGGATGGGAACCACACTGCTGTGACAGAGTTCATTTTATTGGGCTTAACTGATGACCCGGTCCTTAAAGTCATCCTCTTCACCATCATCCTGTGCATCTACCTGGTGACTGTGTCTGGGAACCTCAGCACCATCCTTCTCATCAGACTCTCTTCCCAGCTCCATCATCCCATGTACTTTTTTCTTGGCAACTTGGCTTCTGTTGACATAGCCATCTCTTCTTCTGTCACACCCAATATGCTTGTCAACTTCCTGGTGGAGAGACGCAGTATCTCCTACACTGGATGTGGCATCCAGCTTGGCTCAGCTGTTTTCTTTGGGGCTATTGAATGTTTCCTTCTGGCTGCCATGGCTTATGATCGTTTTGTGGCAATCTGCAATCCACTGCTTTATTCAGCCAAAATGTCCACACAAGTCTGTATCCAGTTGCTTGTAGGGTCTTATATTGGTGGGTTTATCCATGCTTCCTCCTTTacactttccttcatttcttttctcttctgtggACAAAATAGAGTCAAtcattttttctgtgattttacTCCTTTAGTTGAACTCTCTTGTTCTTATAATGGTGTCCTCATAACTCTTGATTCATTTTCTGCTGGCTCTATTATAGTAATCACAGTGTTTGTCATAGCTGTTTCCTACACATACATCCTCATCACCATCCTGAAGATGCGCTCTACTGAGAGTCGACACAAGGCTTTCTCTACATGTACCTCCCACCTCACTGTAGTCACACTGTTATATGGAacagttacatttatttatgtgatgCCTAAGTCCAACTACTCCACGGACCAGAACAAGGTGATATCTGTGTTCTACATGGTAGTGATCCCCATGTTGAACCCTCTCATCTACAGCCTCCGGAATAATGAGATTAAGAGTGCTCTGAAGAGACAGCTTGGTGAAAAAAATGTTTGCTAA
- the LOC127679588 gene encoding olfactory receptor 10T2-like produces the protein MGNHTTVTTFLLWGFSSFPELQNLLFAVILLSHVSILLANASIMVAIKLNHNLHTPMYFFLFALSFSETCTTMVILPRMLVDLISKNKAISLPECATQMFFFFGLGGNNCFILSAMSYDRYTAIHNPLHYPILMSQKICLLFIMASGVLGFSVSLCIVITIFNLSFCNSNIIQHFFCDIDPVVSLACNLTLYHKVILFVLTAFVLVGSFIFIMVSYVFIVTLVIKMPSAKGRYKTFSTCSSHFTVVFIHYGFACFVYLRPKNSDSFRDDTLLAVTYTILTPLLNPIIYSLRNKGMQTALRKDICNMIRLFPKVVNKRAQRI, from the coding sequence ATGGGCAACCATACCACAGTGACTACATTTCTTCTGTGGGGATTTTCCAGTTTCCCAGAACTGCAGAATCTACTCTTTGCTGTGATTCTGCTCTCCCATGTGAGCATTCTCTTAGCAAATGCATCCATCATGGTGGCCATCAAGCTCAATCACAACCTCCACActcccatgtactttttcctctttGCCCTGTCCTTTTCAGAAACATGCACTACTATGGTGATCCTGCCCCGCATGTTAGTGGACTTGATATCAAAGAACAAGGCCATTTCTCTCCCTGAGTGTGCCACccagatgtttttcttctttggctTGGGAGGCAATAACTGCTTCATCTTGTCTGCCATGTCCTATGACCGTTATACTGCCATCCATAACCCTCTGCATTATCCAATCCTGATGAGCCAAAAGATCTGCCTTCTCTTCATAATGGCCTCTGGTGTGCTTGGcttctcagtctctctgtgtatTGTCATCACAATATTCAACTTGTCTTTTTGCAACTCCAACATCATTCAGCATTTTTTTTGTGATATTGATCCTGTGGTTTCCCTTGCCTGTAATTTGACCCTTTATCATAAAGTGATTCTCTTTGTACTCACTGCCTTTGTGTTGGTAGGCAGCTTTATTTTCATCATGGTTTCTTATGTCTTCATTGTGACACTAGTTATAAAGATGCCCTCTGCTAAGGGAAGGTATAAGACCTTTTCAACTTGCTCCTCCCATTTCACAGTGGTGTTCATACATTATgggtttgcttgctttgtttatcTGAGACCCAAGAACAGTGACTCTTTCAGGGATGACACACTGTTGGCAGTGACATACACCATTCTGACACCTCTGCTCAACCCCATCATTTACAGTCTGAGGAACAAAGGCATGCAGACAGCCTTGAGGAAAGACATATGCAATATGATCAGATTGTTCCCCAAAGTGGTAAATAAAAGAGCCCAGAGGATTTGA